Proteins found in one Oenanthe melanoleuca isolate GR-GAL-2019-014 chromosome 24, OMel1.0, whole genome shotgun sequence genomic segment:
- the THYN1 gene encoding thymocyte nuclear protein 1, giving the protein MPWPSRKRDKGAVADKKEPDAKIAKTEEETSDKEEEEKSSKSSAGSSKSGWKNWKKKESESGGEESKITYCHWLLKSEPESRLEKGVDVKFSVDDLKAQPNQTTCWDGVRNYQARNFLRSMKLGQQAFFYHSNCKEPGIVALVKIVKEAYPDHTQFDQKDPHYDSTSRKENPKWSMVDVQFVRMTKRFIPLSEIKAHHLAHKADGGPLKDMMLFSRQRLSIQPLTQEEFDFVLSLEEEKPH; this is encoded by the exons ataaaaaagaaCCTGATGCTAAAATTGCCAAAACTGAGGAGGAGACTTCAGataaggaggaagaagagaagtcTTCAAAATCTTCAGCTGGGAGCTCCAAGTCAGGATGgaagaactggaagaaaaaagaatctgaGTCTGGTGGGGAAGAAAGCAAGATCACATATTGTCACTGGCTGCTGAAATCAGAGCCTGAGAGCAGGCTGGAGAAGGGGGTGGATGTGAAG TTCAGTGTTGATGACTTGAAAGCTCAGCCTAATCAGACAACCTGCTGGGATGGAGTAAGGAACTACCAG GCAAGGAATTTCCTGAGATCCATGAAACTTGGGCAGCAGGCCTTCTTCTACCACAGTAACTGCAAAGAGCCTGGCATTGTGGCCCTTGTCAAG ATTGTAAAGGAGGCATACCCTGATCACACACAGTTTGATCAGAAGGATCCTCATTATGACTCCACCAGCAGAAAAGAGAACCCTAAATGGTCCATG GTGGATGTGCAGTTTGTGAGGATGACCAAGCGCTTCATCCCCCTCTCAGAGATCAAGGCTCACCACCTGGCACACAAAGCAGATGGGGGGCCCCTCAAGGACATGATGCTCTTCAGCAGGCAACGTCTGTCCATCCAACCCCTGACACAAG AGGAATTTGATTTTGTCTTGAGCctggaagaggaaaagccaCATTaa